The genomic stretch AGCCGACCGGCGCGTACTACGCGCTGTCGGGAACGGCGGCGCGGCCGCTGAACGACTGGGCCCGCGAGTACCTCTCCGAACCGGGGGACGTCGCGGCGCTCCAGGACGTCGTCGCGGCACGGTACGCCGAACTGGCGAACCAGCCGGCCGAGCCGGTCGACCCGCCGATGCTGCCGTTCGCCCTCGGCGCCATGGCCGTCACGCTCGCGGCAGGCATCGGCGTCGTGCTCGCCCGGCGGCGGCCTCGTCAGACGACCGGGTAGTCGCCGAGGATCTCCGTGCCGTGGGCCGCGGCGAGCGCGATCAGCCGGTCGGCGTCGTCGAGCAGCGCCTCCTCGCCCTGCTCGACGACGGCCGCGAAGAACGCCTCCATCCCGGCCGGGGAGGCCACGGTGAGCATGCGCACCGCCTCGTCGGAGAGGCGCCGCAGGCCGTGCGGGGCCCCGCGCGGGACCAGCAGGAAGGTCCCCGGCCCGGCCGTCGTCTCGGCGTCGTCGAGCCAGACCGCCACCTCGCCGCTGAGGACGTAGAACGCCTCCTCCGCGTCGGTGTGGCTGTGCAGCGGCGTGGTGTCGGCCCAGAACTCCTCCTCGACCAGCCAGTAGCCGCCGCGGGTGGCCGCGGCGTCGGCCTTGGTCGTGTACGTCGAGCCCAGAGCGGTCAGACGCGGACCCTCGCCCGGTCCTAGAACGGTCACCGGCAAACCTCCCGCACGATCGGATGACGGTGATCATGATGGGCTCCCGTGCCGGAGGCCAGGGGTGACGCCGCGATGCAGCGGCTCAAGCCGGAACCGCGGCCCGCGCGACGACCGGAGCCGCGAGCCGCCGGGCCAGCAGGGTCACGGCGATCCCGATGACCAGCACCCGGAAGGGCTCCGGCGCGGGCACGAACGCGAGAGCAGCGCCCACGATCGTCAGCGTTCCCAGCCAGCCCGGCACCAGGCCCGCC from Blastococcus sp. PRF04-17 encodes the following:
- a CDS encoding cupin domain-containing protein yields the protein MTVLGPGEGPRLTALGSTYTTKADAAATRGGYWLVEEEFWADTTPLHSHTDAEEAFYVLSGEVAVWLDDAETTAGPGTFLLVPRGAPHGLRRLSDEAVRMLTVASPAGMEAFFAAVVEQGEEALLDDADRLIALAAAHGTEILGDYPVV